Genomic DNA from Fimbriimonas ginsengisoli Gsoil 348:
CCCCTTCCGCGCCAAGCTCGCGAACCGCCGCGATCGGATCGATACCCTGCCACCAGAGGTGCGAAGGGTCGAAGTTCGCCCCGATCGCATCGCCCACCGCGTTTCGTAGCTTCAATAGCGTGTCATTGGAGTAACACACGAAGCCGGGGTGCATTTCGATGGCGAACTTCACCTTGTGGTCGTTCAGCAGCTTCGCCTGCTCCGTCCAGTAAGGAATCACGGACTCCTTCCACTGCCATTCGAGAATGTCGCGGTATTCGTCCGGCCAGGCGCAGGTGACCCAGTTCGGGTTGACCGCGTTCGGCCCCTCGCCCGGACAGCCGGAAAAGCCGTTGACCACCCCGATACCCAGTGCGCTCGACAGCTTGACGCTGTTCACAAAGGCACGGTGGTGGTCTTCCGCGATCGCCTTGTTTGGATGCAGCGGATTGCCGTGGCAGGAGATCGCCGAGATCATGAGCCCTCGGCTCTCGACTTCGTGCACCAGCCGGTCGCGTGCTCCCTTGTCGGAGATCAGGGTCTCCACCGCTTCATGAGTCTTGCCAAGGTGCGCCGCGCCCGGATACGCCCCCGCTCCGAACTCGACCGCCTGGATCCCCTCTGCCTTGATAATGTCGAGCGCCTCGGTCAGGCTCTTATCGCCGAACAACGCCGTAAAAATTCCAATCTTCATCTCTTCCTCGTTCCCTCTGCCGCGATGCGTCGTGCCGATTAT
This window encodes:
- a CDS encoding sugar phosphate isomerase/epimerase family protein gives rise to the protein MKIGIFTALFGDKSLTEALDIIKAEGIQAVEFGAGAYPGAAHLGKTHEAVETLISDKGARDRLVHEVESRGLMISAISCHGNPLHPNKAIAEDHHRAFVNSVKLSSALGIGVVNGFSGCPGEGPNAVNPNWVTCAWPDEYRDILEWQWKESVIPYWTEQAKLLNDHKVKFAIEMHPGFVCYSNDTLLKLRNAVGDAIGANFDPSHLWWQGIDPIAAVRELGAEGALYHVHAKDTKIDPYNSGRNGNLDTKSYGDILGRSWVFRSCGYGHGLEWWKDFCSNLRMVGYDYVLSIEHEDGLMSPIEGLRKALSVLKESVIAESAGEMFWAKD